In Pseudomonas putida, a genomic segment contains:
- a CDS encoding gamma-glutamyltransferase family protein, producing MNESLVAHSRGGVLCTPHPLASAAGLEVLDGGGTAIDAMLAASAVLAAVYPHMTGLGGDALWLLHDDQVRTIIGIGQAGAQLPSTGAIALRGPASVATTAGAMASWVEAKALSERWGSRMAWSDLLSGAVGLARNGVEVSASQLFWQGQRASLIESLPGLHPLCKSEGRWLQAGDRLRQPALANSLEHLARRGPDDFYHGELAEAFGVAFAALDCGLTLDDLRATQARWAAPISVRYREGRLYNVAPPTQGLYTLRAMAALDGMDLGENGSPRYYHLLVEAIKQGLLQRNRELHDPLASGWDFKHALDQPRATLDAEHAAPWAEPGQPADTVWMAACDRSGRSACLIQSLFHDFGSGCILGDTGILWHNRAAGFNPQPSHPNAWAPGKRPAHTLNPSAYLADDGRRWFFGTQGGDGQPQTQMVVASQLIDYQQSAEAALRAPRFLLGRSFFDSTDNLKLEADIGATVLQGLAQRGHALETTPALSPLMGLAGVIAIEPNGQRTAAYDPRSQGSALAQDD from the coding sequence ATGAACGAGTCCCTGGTCGCCCATTCACGCGGCGGCGTGCTCTGCACCCCACACCCTCTGGCGAGCGCTGCAGGCCTGGAGGTACTGGACGGCGGTGGTACCGCCATCGATGCGATGTTGGCTGCGAGCGCGGTCCTGGCGGCGGTCTATCCGCACATGACCGGGCTGGGCGGTGATGCACTGTGGTTGCTCCATGATGACCAGGTACGCACCATTATCGGGATCGGCCAGGCCGGCGCGCAGTTGCCGTCGACAGGCGCGATCGCCCTGCGCGGGCCGGCATCGGTCGCGACCACGGCCGGGGCCATGGCCAGCTGGGTAGAGGCCAAGGCGTTGAGCGAGCGCTGGGGCTCGCGGATGGCCTGGAGCGATCTGCTGAGCGGTGCTGTAGGGCTGGCCCGCAATGGCGTCGAGGTTTCGGCGTCGCAGCTGTTCTGGCAGGGCCAGCGCGCCAGCCTGATCGAAAGCCTGCCGGGTCTGCATCCGTTGTGTAAAAGCGAGGGACGCTGGCTGCAAGCGGGCGACCGTCTGCGTCAGCCGGCACTGGCCAATAGCCTGGAGCACCTTGCGCGTCGCGGCCCGGATGACTTCTATCACGGCGAGCTGGCAGAGGCTTTCGGCGTTGCTTTCGCCGCGCTGGACTGCGGCCTGACGCTGGATGACCTGCGGGCGACCCAGGCCCGTTGGGCGGCGCCGATTTCCGTGCGCTATCGCGAGGGCCGCTTGTACAACGTCGCACCGCCCACCCAGGGACTCTACACCTTGCGCGCCATGGCGGCGCTCGATGGCATGGACCTGGGTGAGAACGGCTCGCCACGTTATTACCACTTGCTGGTCGAGGCGATCAAACAAGGTCTGCTGCAGCGCAACCGGGAACTGCACGACCCTTTGGCCAGCGGCTGGGACTTCAAGCACGCTCTCGATCAACCACGCGCCACACTGGACGCCGAGCACGCCGCTCCCTGGGCGGAGCCAGGGCAACCTGCCGACACCGTCTGGATGGCCGCCTGCGACCGCTCCGGGCGCAGCGCCTGCCTGATTCAGAGCCTGTTCCATGATTTCGGCTCCGGCTGCATCCTCGGTGATACCGGTATTCTGTGGCACAACCGTGCGGCCGGGTTCAATCCGCAGCCGAGCCATCCCAATGCCTGGGCGCCTGGCAAGCGCCCGGCTCACACCCTCAACCCCTCTGCCTACCTGGCCGATGATGGCCGCCGTTGGTTCTTCGGCACACAGGGCGGCGATGGCCAACCGCAGACCCAGATGGTCGTCGCCAGTCAGTTGATCGATTACCAGCAATCCGCCGAAGCGGCGCTGCGGGCGCCGCGCTTCTTGCTGGGGCGCAGTTTTTTCGACAGCACCGACAACCTCAAGCTGGAGGCCGATATCGGCGCCACGGTGCTGCAAGGGCTGGCCCAGCGTGGGCATGCGTTGGAGACGACGCCGGCGTTGAGCCCGTTGATGGGCCTGGCCGGGGTGATCGCCATCGAGCCCAACGGCCAGCGCACCGCCGCCTATGACCCGCGCAGCCAGGGCAGCGCCCTCGCTCAGGACGATTGA
- a CDS encoding NAD(P)/FAD-dependent oxidoreductase — translation MSAKIALPQLPNKPLWFAPSQPRERLEHDIDADVVIVGAGYTGLWTAYYLLKADPALRVVLLEKHQVGFGASGRNGGWASAIFPISLHRVEQLYSHQAALHLQGAMNETVDEIGRVLALESVDADYAKQGFLSLARSAPQMARARAAVESAARFGLPDQWRVLEAGQAQSCLNAEGTLGGLYTEHCALIHPGKLVRGLAQLVERLGAKIYEQSAVTQMAPGVVHTACGSVRGEVTVRATEAFTSQQPGKSRFVIPLYSLVLATEPLSPELLARLKLDHRMAFNDMRHLRVYGQVTAEGRLVFGGRGAPYNWGSRMSEQADLVDSTHARIYQTLLEFFPALADARITHRWGGALGVSRDWCPTVSIDRKQRLAWAGNYVGDGVATSNLAGRILRNLILERDEPINTLPLVNHHSPSWEPEPLRWFGVNGGLAAASLSDLEERYTHKPSRTAMLLEKLTGAH, via the coding sequence ATGTCAGCGAAAATCGCTTTGCCGCAGTTACCCAACAAACCGCTCTGGTTCGCCCCCAGTCAGCCGCGTGAGCGCCTGGAGCACGACATCGACGCCGATGTGGTGATCGTCGGCGCCGGCTACACCGGGCTGTGGACCGCCTATTACCTGCTCAAGGCCGACCCCGCATTGCGCGTGGTGCTGCTGGAAAAGCACCAGGTCGGCTTCGGCGCCTCGGGGCGCAACGGTGGCTGGGCCTCGGCGATCTTCCCGATTTCCCTGCACCGGGTCGAACAACTCTACTCGCACCAGGCGGCGCTGCACTTGCAAGGCGCAATGAACGAAACGGTCGATGAAATAGGTCGGGTACTGGCCCTGGAAAGCGTCGACGCAGACTATGCCAAGCAGGGTTTTTTGTCCCTGGCCCGCAGCGCGCCGCAGATGGCTCGGGCGCGGGCAGCGGTGGAGAGTGCGGCGCGGTTTGGCCTGCCGGACCAATGGCGCGTGCTGGAGGCTGGCCAGGCGCAGTCTTGCCTCAACGCCGAGGGCACGTTGGGCGGCCTGTACACCGAGCATTGTGCGCTGATCCACCCTGGCAAGCTGGTACGGGGGCTCGCGCAACTGGTCGAGCGCCTGGGTGCGAAAATCTACGAGCAGTCGGCGGTGACACAGATGGCACCCGGTGTGGTGCACACCGCGTGCGGATCGGTGCGTGGCGAAGTGACCGTGCGCGCGACCGAGGCTTTCACCTCGCAGCAGCCAGGCAAGTCGCGCTTCGTCATCCCGTTGTATTCGCTGGTACTGGCCACCGAGCCACTGTCGCCCGAGCTACTTGCCCGGCTCAAGCTCGACCACCGCATGGCCTTCAACGACATGCGCCACCTGCGTGTCTACGGCCAGGTCACGGCAGAAGGTCGCCTGGTATTCGGGGGCCGTGGCGCGCCCTACAACTGGGGATCGCGCATGTCCGAGCAAGCCGACCTGGTGGACAGTACCCACGCCAGGATCTACCAGACCCTGCTCGAGTTCTTCCCTGCCCTGGCCGATGCCCGCATCACCCATCGCTGGGGCGGCGCCCTGGGCGTATCGCGCGACTGGTGCCCGACCGTGAGCATCGACCGCAAGCAGCGCCTGGCCTGGGCCGGCAACTATGTCGGCGATGGCGTGGCCACCAGCAACCTTGCCGGGCGGATCCTGCGCAATCTGATTCTCGAGCGCGACGAACCGATCAACACCCTGCCCCTGGTCAACCACCACTCGCCGTCCTGGGAGCCAGAGCCGCTGCGCTGGTTCGGCGTCAATGGCGGACTCGCCGCGGCTTCGCTCAGCGACCTCGAGGAACGCTACACCCACAAACCTTCACGTACCGCGATGCTGCTGGAAAAGCTGACCGGCGCCCATTGA
- a CDS encoding site-specific integrase, whose protein sequence is MDKADKYLAASVRQNTTKSYAAALHHFEVVWGGFLPATSEAVVRYIAEYADQLAISTLKQRLAALANWHQSHGFPDPTKVPRVRQLLKGIRVLHPVQQKQAAPLPLLQLEKAVGHLQAEAKQARSIGDLHGRLKAARDIALLTIGFWRGFRGDELARLTVENTHAERGVGIRFYLAHSKGDRQHVGREYRTPSLTKLCPVEAYLDWIEVAGIAHGPVFRAIDRWGNVSERALAAHSLIPLLRGTLERCGLPSRLYSAHSMRRGFATWAASSGWDIKTLMEYVGWQDLKSALRYVEPAQQFGGLARSLDGQRLT, encoded by the coding sequence ATGGACAAGGCAGACAAGTACCTTGCGGCGAGTGTTCGACAGAACACCACCAAAAGCTACGCAGCGGCCCTTCATCATTTCGAGGTGGTGTGGGGCGGATTCCTGCCCGCGACCAGCGAAGCCGTGGTCCGCTATATCGCCGAGTACGCCGACCAACTCGCCATCAGCACGCTCAAGCAGCGCCTCGCCGCGCTGGCCAACTGGCACCAGAGCCATGGCTTCCCCGACCCGACCAAGGTGCCCAGGGTCAGGCAGTTGCTCAAGGGCATCCGTGTGCTGCACCCGGTGCAGCAGAAACAGGCCGCTCCCCTGCCCTTGCTGCAGCTGGAGAAGGCAGTTGGGCATTTGCAGGCCGAAGCCAAGCAAGCGCGCAGCATCGGCGACCTTCACGGACGGCTCAAGGCGGCCCGGGACATCGCCCTGCTGACCATTGGCTTCTGGCGTGGATTTCGGGGTGACGAACTGGCGCGGTTGACCGTTGAGAACACCCATGCCGAGCGCGGCGTGGGCATTCGCTTCTACCTGGCGCACAGCAAGGGTGATCGCCAGCATGTTGGGCGTGAGTACCGCACGCCGTCGCTCACCAAGCTCTGCCCGGTGGAGGCCTACCTGGACTGGATCGAAGTGGCGGGTATCGCCCACGGCCCGGTGTTTCGGGCCATCGACCGGTGGGGCAATGTCAGCGAGCGGGCGCTGGCGGCACACAGCTTGATTCCCTTGTTGCGCGGCACCCTCGAGCGCTGCGGTCTGCCTTCGCGACTCTACAGCGCGCACTCGATGCGTCGCGGGTTCGCCACCTGGGCGGCGAGCTCGGGGTGGGACATCAAGACGTTGATGGAATATGTGGGCTGGCAGGATTTGAAGTCGGCATTGCGCTACGTGGAACCGGCCCAGCAGTTTGGCGGGCTGGCCAGGAGCCTGGATGGGCAGCGGCTGACTTAA
- a CDS encoding TetR/AcrR family transcriptional regulator, translating to MRRAALLDAATTVFAKDGYAAASMRDVAEIAGITTVGLLHHFPNKVSLLKALIDRRDQRVTEKFAELELSPTLDSFLAFARTSMAFSVQSQAECQASMMINVESLSEAHPAFPWYTEKFAMAHGHAQAHLQLLAEHGQLRPGLDLKALATELFAVMDGLQIQWLRAPEQIDVEATFDAYLQRLASSIRP from the coding sequence ATGCGCCGCGCCGCACTGCTCGATGCAGCGACCACGGTATTCGCCAAGGACGGCTACGCCGCGGCCTCCATGCGGGACGTTGCGGAAATCGCCGGCATCACCACGGTTGGCCTGCTGCATCACTTCCCCAACAAGGTCTCACTGCTCAAGGCGCTGATCGACCGACGTGATCAGCGCGTTACCGAAAAATTCGCCGAGCTGGAACTGTCCCCCACGCTGGACAGCTTCCTGGCATTCGCCCGCACCAGCATGGCCTTCAGCGTGCAAAGCCAGGCCGAGTGCCAGGCGTCGATGATGATCAATGTCGAGAGCCTGTCCGAAGCACACCCCGCCTTCCCCTGGTACACGGAAAAGTTCGCGATGGCCCACGGCCACGCCCAGGCGCACCTGCAGTTGCTCGCAGAACATGGGCAATTGCGCCCGGGCCTGGACCTCAAGGCGCTGGCCACCGAGCTGTTCGCGGTCATGGACGGCCTGCAGATCCAATGGCTGCGCGCCCCCGAACAGATCGACGTCGAAGCGACCTTCGACGCCTACCTGCAACGTCTGGCGAGCAGCATTCGCCCCTGA
- a CDS encoding PucR family transcriptional regulator has protein sequence MLSVKSLVAIDQLKLEVAAGMGGIGRVINWAHTVDLPDPWRWVSPGDLVMTTGVGLPEDAQAQVQWLQQLVQSNPSALVIAPRADAPLLSQAMLEAADQLLFPVLRASFELEFVKLSHCVIESVLQAQRDRFNASERLFQTYAEALRKTPDMAGRLAILAETLDMDLAIEDAVGGVVIVPGQQVTEPTTQAPERIPIGGRSRVNLLLGRGARRTQDDSILVRSLIGLLAVEFERLMINRDQQREEGAALLRTLLDTTELALALPMLERRGLAGTLVSLVIQPGPDGPWTAQEVHHAPPFHGVCPLLSEEKGLLLAISCDDPGIIDALVHNLGAGTVIGISGAIGAAAGMRESFRQARMALTQAHELGRSILRYGEAEVGLIMAPKSLAEARALVGRYLGPLIEHDRVQGAALLATLMAFLNNDGNWKMTAFDLGIHRQTLVYRLKLVEQLTGIKPTTTQGIARFWIAIEAGRHNDLFDQN, from the coding sequence ATGCTGAGCGTGAAGAGCCTGGTTGCCATCGACCAGCTGAAACTGGAAGTTGCCGCCGGCATGGGCGGGATTGGCCGGGTCATCAACTGGGCGCATACCGTGGACCTGCCCGATCCCTGGCGCTGGGTGTCGCCGGGCGACCTGGTGATGACCACGGGTGTCGGCCTGCCAGAGGATGCGCAGGCGCAAGTACAGTGGCTGCAGCAACTGGTGCAGAGCAACCCCAGCGCATTGGTGATCGCCCCGCGCGCTGATGCACCGCTGCTCTCCCAGGCCATGCTGGAGGCCGCCGATCAGTTGCTGTTCCCGGTGCTGCGGGCCAGCTTCGAGCTGGAGTTCGTCAAGCTTTCGCACTGTGTGATCGAGAGCGTGCTGCAGGCCCAGCGCGACCGCTTCAATGCCAGCGAGCGGCTGTTCCAGACCTACGCCGAAGCCTTGCGCAAAACGCCGGACATGGCGGGCCGCCTGGCCATACTGGCCGAAACCCTGGACATGGACCTGGCCATCGAGGATGCGGTAGGGGGCGTGGTTATCGTGCCAGGGCAACAGGTTACGGAGCCGACCACCCAGGCGCCGGAGCGTATCCCGATCGGCGGCCGATCGCGGGTTAACTTGCTGTTGGGGCGCGGCGCCAGGCGCACTCAGGACGACTCGATCCTGGTGCGCTCGTTGATCGGCCTGCTGGCCGTGGAGTTCGAGCGATTGATGATCAACCGTGACCAGCAACGTGAAGAGGGCGCGGCCTTGCTACGCACGTTGCTGGATACCACGGAGCTTGCGCTGGCGCTGCCGATGCTCGAACGTCGGGGCCTTGCCGGGACCTTGGTGAGCCTGGTGATTCAACCAGGGCCGGATGGCCCCTGGACGGCGCAAGAGGTGCATCATGCACCGCCATTCCATGGCGTGTGCCCGTTGCTGTCCGAGGAAAAGGGTTTGTTGTTGGCGATCAGCTGCGACGACCCCGGCATCATCGACGCGCTTGTGCACAATCTCGGAGCGGGCACGGTCATCGGTATCAGCGGGGCGATCGGCGCCGCGGCCGGTATGCGCGAGAGTTTCCGCCAGGCGCGCATGGCCCTGACACAGGCCCATGAGCTGGGCAGATCGATACTGCGCTATGGCGAGGCCGAGGTCGGATTGATCATGGCGCCCAAGTCGCTGGCCGAGGCGCGGGCATTGGTCGGGCGCTATCTCGGCCCCCTGATCGAGCACGATCGCGTGCAAGGGGCCGCGCTGCTGGCAACGCTGATGGCCTTTTTGAACAATGACGGGAACTGGAAGATGACCGCGTTCGACCTGGGCATCCATCGTCAGACCCTGGTCTATCGGTTGAAGCTGGTGGAGCAACTGACCGGCATCAAGCCGACGACCACCCAGGGCATTGCGCGGTTCTGGATTGCCATCGAGGCCGGCAGGCACAACGACCTGTTCGACCAGAATTGA
- a CDS encoding cupin domain-containing protein: MPSFTILKHADLKALPLQPAGQRAGADQGDPQIAIQTLAPQAVGNLGVWECQPGGWPVIERPDTEFTYIIFGKALLTDSSTDEVVEVSGGDLIILPPGWTGRWDVLETVRKVYAIY; the protein is encoded by the coding sequence ATGCCTTCGTTCACCATCCTCAAGCACGCCGACCTAAAGGCCCTACCGCTCCAACCTGCCGGCCAGCGCGCAGGCGCCGACCAGGGCGACCCGCAGATCGCCATCCAGACGCTGGCCCCGCAAGCGGTCGGCAACCTCGGCGTATGGGAGTGCCAACCCGGTGGCTGGCCCGTCATCGAACGCCCCGATACCGAGTTCACCTACATCATTTTCGGCAAGGCACTGCTCACCGATAGCAGCACCGATGAAGTGGTGGAAGTGAGCGGCGGCGACCTGATCATCCTGCCCCCGGGCTGGACCGGGCGTTGGGACGTGCTGGAAACCGTGCGCAAGGTCTACGCCATCTACTGA
- a CDS encoding amino acid permease — translation MPIQSEHDPRLKRALKTRHISMLALGGVIGAGLFVGSSAVIASTGPGAFITYAITGLIVALVMRMLGEMAAAHPTKGSFVDYARLAFGRPAGYMTGWLYWYFWVIVVGFEAVVGGQIINAWVPDLPVWVIALGLMLGMTLLNLMSVHAFGEAEYWFAGVKVAAIVVFLLVAGAYVFHLWPGSDASFSHLTQHGGFLPHGIGSLFTGVVVVIFSMTGVEVATLAAAETEDPSRNIRKAVNTVMVRILVFFVLATFFIVVAQPWTSLTPGKSPFVTTLEHIGIPGAGDMLTVIILVAVLSVLNAGLYTSSRLLFVLASHDEAPRWMATVNRKGVPVRGVLASTLVGYGCVVIAALWPDTVFQFLINSSGTVFLFVYLVICLSQLKLRRRWLAEGSLKFAMWGHPWLPLLVTAAIVAVLVSMAFDPSMQVSLLQCLIAILVIAASYLVSRSPRRAGQAGTVESARP, via the coding sequence ATGCCTATTCAGTCCGAACACGATCCCCGCCTCAAACGTGCATTGAAAACCCGCCACATCAGCATGCTCGCCCTCGGTGGCGTGATCGGCGCGGGGCTGTTCGTCGGCTCCAGTGCGGTCATCGCGTCGACCGGCCCTGGCGCTTTCATCACCTACGCCATCACCGGCCTGATCGTCGCCCTGGTGATGCGCATGCTTGGCGAGATGGCCGCGGCCCACCCCACGAAAGGTTCCTTCGTCGACTATGCACGACTCGCCTTCGGGCGCCCGGCCGGTTACATGACCGGCTGGTTGTATTGGTATTTCTGGGTGATCGTGGTCGGATTCGAAGCGGTGGTCGGCGGGCAGATCATCAATGCCTGGGTCCCCGACCTTCCAGTGTGGGTCATCGCCCTCGGGCTGATGCTCGGCATGACCCTGCTCAACCTGATGTCGGTACATGCCTTCGGCGAGGCCGAATACTGGTTCGCCGGGGTCAAGGTGGCGGCCATCGTGGTGTTCCTGCTGGTAGCCGGCGCCTATGTGTTCCATCTCTGGCCCGGCTCGGATGCAAGCTTCAGCCATCTCACCCAGCACGGCGGCTTCCTGCCCCATGGCATCGGCTCGTTGTTCACCGGCGTGGTGGTGGTGATCTTTTCCATGACCGGGGTCGAGGTCGCCACCCTGGCCGCTGCCGAAACCGAAGACCCATCGCGCAATATCCGCAAGGCCGTGAACACGGTGATGGTGCGCATCCTGGTGTTCTTCGTGCTGGCCACCTTCTTCATCGTCGTCGCCCAGCCCTGGACCAGCCTCACGCCCGGCAAGTCGCCGTTCGTGACCACCCTCGAGCACATCGGTATCCCCGGTGCCGGAGACATGCTCACGGTGATCATCCTGGTAGCGGTCCTGTCGGTGCTCAACGCCGGGCTCTACACCTCCTCGCGCCTGTTGTTCGTGTTGGCCTCCCACGATGAGGCGCCGCGCTGGATGGCCACGGTCAATCGCAAGGGCGTACCGGTGCGTGGCGTGCTGGCCTCGACCCTGGTCGGCTACGGCTGCGTGGTGATCGCTGCGCTGTGGCCAGACACGGTGTTCCAGTTCCTGATCAATTCCTCCGGCACGGTGTTCCTGTTCGTCTACCTGGTCATCTGCCTGTCGCAACTCAAGCTGCGCCGCAGATGGCTTGCCGAGGGCTCGCTGAAATTCGCCATGTGGGGCCACCCATGGCTGCCGCTGCTGGTCACTGCCGCCATCGTCGCCGTGCTGGTGAGCATGGCCTTCGATCCGTCGATGCAGGTCAGCCTGCTGCAGTGCCTGATCGCCATTCTCGTCATCGCCGCCTCGTACCTGGTGTCACGCAGCCCTCGGCGTGCCGGCCAGGCTGGCACGGTGGAAAGCGCTCGGCCCTGA
- a CDS encoding CoA-acylating methylmalonate-semialdehyde dehydrogenase translates to MTQTIMNWISGTQAEATSGQQLPVYNPATGAVTGQVQLSAQRDVDAAVASAKAAFPAWSNLSPLRRSRVLNRFLALLNEHRDELARMITAEHGKVFTDAQGEVMRGIEIVEFACGAPQLLKTDFTDQVSTNIDNWTLRQPLGVVTGITPFNFPVMVPMWMFPVALATGNTFVLKPSPLDPSPSLFIAELLKQAGLPDGVFNVVQGDKDAVNALIQHPDVQAVSFVGSTPIANHIYETGARHGKRVQALGGAKNHLVVMPDADIDQVVDALIGAAYGSAGERCMAISVAVFVGEGTAEKVMPKLIERTRELKVLNGTHLQAEMGPIVTRAALERITGYIDQGVKEGAKLLVDGRNFNGQAAGEGCGDGFWLGGTLFDNVTPDMRIYKEEIFGPVLACLRVKDFAAAVDLINAHEFGNGVSLYTRDGHIAREFGRRIQVGMVGINVPIPVPMAWHGFGGWKKSLFGDMHAYGEEGVRFYTKQKSIMQRWPQAIAKGAEFAMPTSH, encoded by the coding sequence ATGACCCAAACCATCATGAACTGGATTTCCGGCACCCAGGCCGAGGCCACCAGCGGCCAGCAACTGCCGGTCTACAACCCGGCCACCGGTGCCGTCACCGGCCAGGTGCAACTGTCCGCGCAACGTGACGTGGACGCCGCCGTGGCCTCGGCCAAGGCCGCCTTCCCGGCCTGGAGCAACCTGTCGCCGCTGCGCCGCTCACGGGTGCTGAACAGGTTCCTGGCACTGCTCAACGAGCACCGCGATGAATTGGCGCGAATGATCACTGCCGAACATGGCAAGGTCTTCACCGACGCCCAGGGCGAAGTGATGCGCGGCATCGAGATCGTCGAGTTCGCCTGTGGCGCACCACAGTTGCTGAAAACCGACTTCACTGATCAGGTCAGCACCAACATCGACAACTGGACCCTGCGCCAGCCGCTGGGTGTAGTCACCGGTATCACCCCTTTCAACTTCCCGGTAATGGTACCGATGTGGATGTTTCCGGTCGCCCTGGCCACCGGCAATACCTTCGTGCTCAAGCCGAGCCCGCTGGACCCGAGTCCAAGCCTGTTCATCGCCGAACTGCTCAAGCAGGCCGGTTTGCCGGACGGCGTGTTCAACGTGGTGCAAGGGGACAAGGACGCGGTCAATGCGCTGATCCAACACCCCGATGTGCAGGCGGTGTCGTTCGTCGGCTCCACCCCGATCGCCAACCACATCTATGAAACCGGCGCCCGCCACGGCAAGCGCGTACAGGCCCTGGGCGGCGCGAAGAACCACCTGGTGGTGATGCCCGACGCGGACATCGACCAGGTGGTCGATGCGCTGATCGGTGCAGCCTATGGCTCGGCCGGCGAGCGCTGCATGGCCATCAGCGTGGCGGTGTTCGTCGGTGAAGGTACCGCCGAAAAGGTCATGCCCAAGCTGATCGAACGCACCCGCGAGCTCAAGGTGCTAAATGGCACCCATCTCCAAGCGGAAATGGGCCCGATCGTTACCCGTGCGGCGCTGGAGCGTATCACTGGCTACATCGACCAGGGCGTGAAGGAAGGCGCCAAGCTGCTGGTGGACGGGCGCAACTTCAATGGTCAGGCAGCTGGCGAGGGTTGTGGCGACGGTTTCTGGCTGGGCGGTACGCTGTTCGACAACGTCACCCCGGACATGCGCATCTACAAGGAAGAGATCTTCGGCCCGGTGCTGGCCTGCCTGCGGGTGAAGGACTTCGCCGCGGCGGTGGACCTGATCAATGCCCACGAATTCGGCAATGGCGTGAGCCTGTACACCCGCGATGGCCATATCGCCCGTGAGTTCGGCCGGCGCATCCAGGTGGGCATGGTCGGCATCAACGTGCCGATTCCGGTGCCAATGGCCTGGCATGGCTTTGGTGGCTGGAAAAAGAGCCTGTTCGGCGACATGCATGCCTATGGCGAAGAAGGCGTGCGCTTCTACACCAAGCAGAAAAGCATCATGCAACGTTGGCCGCAGGCGATTGCCAAGGGGGCTGAATTCGCGATGCCGACCAGTCATTGA
- a CDS encoding MFS transporter has product MSVHEAPPLAPSKSTVVKMEAAMALGSFAIGTGEFSIMGLMPDIAHNLNLSEPQVGHAISAYALGVMVGAPALAILGAKLLRKHLLLLLMALYAIGNLATALAPSYFGLVAFRFISGLPHGAYFGIAAVVASSMVPSHQRAGAVARVMMGLTLAMLLGNPIATFLGQFFGWRSAFVLVGLIAVCTIASVWRFVPQRHDEVRSDPRKELQAFRLPQVWMALSIAAIGFAGMFCVFSYLAPTMLEVTKVSPQWIPVGLAAFGLGGIVGNIAGGKLFDTLQFRAVGLVLVWSTAVLLFFTFAASALWSLLLGIALVGTMIALAAPLQIRLMDIAHEAPSLAAASNHAAFNLANALGPWFGGMAISAGMGWTSTGYIGAATALAGLALYLVARRMKGGA; this is encoded by the coding sequence ATGTCAGTTCATGAAGCGCCACCGCTCGCCCCGTCCAAGAGCACGGTGGTCAAGATGGAAGCCGCCATGGCCCTGGGGAGCTTCGCCATCGGCACCGGTGAGTTCTCCATCATGGGCTTGATGCCCGATATCGCGCACAACCTCAACCTGAGCGAACCCCAGGTCGGCCATGCCATCAGCGCCTACGCCCTGGGCGTGATGGTCGGTGCGCCGGCGCTGGCCATCCTCGGAGCCAAACTGCTGCGCAAGCACTTGCTGCTTCTGCTGATGGCGCTGTATGCCATCGGCAACCTGGCCACGGCGCTGGCCCCTTCGTACTTTGGCCTGGTCGCCTTCCGCTTCATCAGCGGCCTGCCCCACGGCGCCTACTTTGGCATTGCTGCAGTGGTGGCGTCGAGCATGGTGCCCAGCCACCAGCGGGCCGGCGCGGTTGCGCGGGTGATGATGGGCCTGACCCTGGCCATGCTGCTGGGCAACCCGATCGCCACCTTCCTCGGTCAGTTCTTCGGCTGGCGCTCGGCATTCGTCCTGGTGGGCCTTATCGCCGTCTGCACCATCGCCTCGGTCTGGCGTTTCGTGCCGCAACGCCATGACGAAGTGCGCAGCGACCCACGCAAGGAACTCCAGGCCTTCCGCTTGCCGCAGGTGTGGATGGCGTTGTCCATCGCCGCCATCGGTTTTGCCGGGATGTTCTGCGTATTCAGCTACCTGGCGCCGACCATGCTGGAAGTCACCAAGGTCTCGCCACAGTGGATCCCGGTCGGGCTGGCAGCCTTCGGCCTCGGCGGTATCGTTGGCAACATCGCTGGCGGCAAGCTGTTCGACACCCTGCAGTTCCGTGCCGTGGGCCTGGTGCTGGTGTGGTCTACCGCAGTGCTGCTGTTCTTCACCTTCGCCGCCAGCGCGCTATGGTCGCTGCTGCTGGGCATCGCCCTGGTCGGCACCATGATCGCCCTCGCCGCGCCGCTGCAGATCCGCCTGATGGACATTGCCCACGAAGCGCCAAGCCTTGCCGCCGCATCCAACCACGCCGCCTTCAACCTGGCCAACGCACTGGGGCCGTGGTTCGGTGGCATGGCCATCAGCGCCGGTATGGGCTGGACCAGCACCGGCTATATCGGAGCCGCCACGGCATTGGCGGGCCTGGCCCTATACCTGGTGGCACGGCGGATGAAAGGCGGCGCCTGA